A window of Phycisphaerales bacterium contains these coding sequences:
- a CDS encoding M48 family metalloprotease, which produces MQVITLLIVALVYLSQDAAGWSPWKPELTDQQRVLWSLAGPAAIVGAAWIAFRLCRRAMERRGSWRAVLLADRLLAACTWLAAAAHAFNVIVLDVVGASRGIIGDWIALDEALAVLPPVLAILGAWWSYYPINRRLREAALIRCLDTGRPIYPIWTRGQYVLSQARLHFGLVLLPAMLIMGWAEAVEFYFRMQGQQPSWMPGGLIAVGTGAIFLFAPTLMTRIWDTTPLAPGDLRSRLEHLCAAHGVGVRGLLVWNTHGGMINGAVMGILGRLRYILLTDALLDTMTTRQVEAVMAHEVGHARRHHLPWLAICLIAILTTTALLTTLAMRGIEPWLDAPPEPVAAQPALQPASDLPRGESLTVVRVLGGRRPAQWLEPLGLVATIVMALGAFGWTSRRFERQADAFAVQHLSGLTRSGGGEAPITAEAAGAMSEALLIVAELNHIPLQRRSWRHGSIQWRRDYLRSLIGKRCDALPIDRHMRWIQLTAALLLLISFAVTWWLDGFG; this is translated from the coding sequence GTGCAGGTCATCACGCTCCTGATCGTCGCGCTGGTGTATCTGTCGCAGGATGCCGCCGGGTGGTCGCCCTGGAAGCCCGAGCTCACTGACCAGCAGCGCGTGCTGTGGAGCCTGGCGGGCCCGGCGGCGATTGTCGGCGCCGCCTGGATTGCCTTTCGCCTCTGCCGACGCGCGATGGAGCGGCGCGGCTCATGGCGAGCCGTGCTGCTGGCGGATCGGTTGCTGGCGGCGTGCACGTGGTTGGCCGCCGCAGCGCACGCATTCAACGTCATCGTGCTCGACGTGGTCGGCGCCAGTCGAGGAATCATCGGCGACTGGATCGCGCTCGACGAAGCGCTGGCCGTGCTCCCGCCGGTGCTGGCCATCCTGGGCGCGTGGTGGAGTTATTACCCGATCAACCGCCGCCTGCGCGAGGCGGCGCTCATCCGCTGCCTCGATACCGGCCGACCGATCTACCCCATCTGGACGCGCGGGCAATATGTGCTGTCCCAGGCGCGGCTGCACTTCGGGCTGGTGTTGCTGCCGGCGATGCTCATCATGGGCTGGGCTGAAGCGGTCGAGTTCTACTTTCGCATGCAGGGACAGCAGCCTTCCTGGATGCCCGGCGGGCTCATCGCGGTGGGCACCGGCGCCATCTTCCTCTTCGCGCCGACGTTGATGACGCGCATCTGGGACACCACGCCGCTTGCGCCCGGCGATCTCCGCAGCCGGCTTGAGCATCTGTGCGCCGCGCACGGCGTCGGTGTGCGCGGCCTGCTCGTGTGGAACACGCACGGCGGGATGATCAACGGCGCGGTGATGGGCATCCTTGGCCGCCTGCGCTACATCCTGCTGACCGATGCGCTGCTCGACACCATGACCACGAGACAGGTCGAAGCGGTGATGGCGCATGAAGTCGGCCATGCGCGGCGGCACCATCTTCCCTGGCTGGCGATCTGCCTCATCGCCATTCTGACGACGACGGCGCTGCTCACCACGCTGGCCATGCGCGGCATCGAGCCGTGGCTCGATGCGCCGCCCGAGCCGGTCGCCGCGCAGCCGGCGCTGCAGCCCGCTTCTGATCTGCCCCGGGGCGAATCGCTCACCGTTGTCCGCGTGTTGGGCGGCCGCCGACCGGCGCAGTGGCTTGAGCCGCTGGGACTGGTTGCGACGATTGTCATGGCGCTGGGCGCGTTCGGCTGGACGAGCCGGCGCTTCGAGCGCCAGGCCGACGCCTTCGCGGTGCAGCATCTCAGCGGCCTGACGCGATCCGGCGGCGGCGAAGCGCCGATCACTGCCGAGGCGGCCGGCGCGATGAGCGAAGCGCTGCTCATCGTGGCTGAACTTAATCACATCCCGCTGCAGCGCCGCAGCTGGCGCCACGGCTCGATCCAGTGGAGGCGCGACTACCTCCGCTCGCTCATCGGCAAGCGCTGCGACGCCTTACCAATCGACCGGCATATGCGGTGGATCCAACTCACCGCTGCACTGCTGCTGCTCATCTCATTCGCCGTGACCTGGTGGCTGGACGGGTTTGGGTGA
- a CDS encoding Gfo/Idh/MocA family oxidoreductase, whose translation MPADQKAPLRVGVVGVGRMGRHHARIYSQMPEVRLVGVVDADANRCTAIASEYGAAAFGDTGELIAAGVDAVTVAVPTQYHLRVAEPLLRAGVACLIEKPLAPDVDQARRLADLADATGTILQVGHIERYNPAVRALASQDNLVPRFIEVHRVSPMTFRSVDVGVVLDIMIHDLDVLLMLTGCEPHRVQASAVAVLGAAEDVCNARLEFPIGCVANVTASRLALKTERKIRIVADDAYVSIDFARKNGLMIRHTANAEQLARVRAQLAAGRDLSDLDYTDLVNIEPLEVDDADQLQMQLRDFTAVVRQGGRPRVDVHAGFAAVRTAERIVAAAREFAASIPRP comes from the coding sequence ATGCCAGCAGATCAGAAAGCGCCACTGCGCGTCGGGGTCGTCGGAGTCGGCCGCATGGGCCGGCACCACGCCCGCATCTACAGCCAGATGCCCGAGGTGCGCCTCGTCGGCGTGGTCGATGCGGACGCGAACCGGTGCACCGCCATCGCCAGTGAGTATGGCGCGGCGGCGTTTGGTGACACGGGCGAACTCATCGCCGCCGGGGTCGATGCCGTAACCGTCGCCGTACCGACGCAGTATCATCTTCGCGTCGCCGAGCCGCTGCTCCGCGCCGGCGTGGCGTGCCTGATTGAAAAGCCGCTGGCGCCGGATGTCGATCAAGCCAGGCGACTGGCGGATCTGGCCGACGCGACCGGCACGATCCTGCAGGTCGGGCACATCGAGCGTTACAACCCCGCCGTTCGCGCTCTGGCCAGTCAGGACAATCTCGTGCCGCGATTCATCGAAGTGCACCGCGTAAGCCCGATGACCTTTCGCAGCGTGGACGTCGGAGTGGTGCTCGACATCATGATTCATGACTTGGACGTGCTGCTCATGCTCACCGGCTGCGAGCCGCATCGCGTGCAGGCCAGCGCCGTGGCCGTGCTGGGCGCGGCCGAGGACGTGTGCAACGCGCGGCTTGAGTTCCCCATCGGCTGCGTGGCCAACGTCACGGCGAGCCGGCTGGCGCTCAAGACCGAGCGCAAGATCCGCATCGTCGCCGACGACGCCTACGTGAGCATCGACTTTGCGCGCAAGAACGGGCTGATGATCCGGCACACAGCCAACGCCGAGCAGTTGGCGCGGGTGCGGGCCCAGCTCGCCGCCGGCCGCGATCTCTCCGATCTCGATTACACCGACCTCGTCAACATCGAGCCGCTCGAAGTGGATGATGCCGATCAGTTGCAGATGCAGCTGCGCGACTTCACGGCCGTCGTGCGCCAGGGTGGCCGGCCGCGAGTCGATGTGCACGCCGGCTTCGCCGCGGTGCGCACGGCCGAGCGCATCGTCGCCGCCGCCCGCGAGTTTGCAGCAAGCATTCCGCGGCCGTGA
- the hslU gene encoding ATP-dependent protease ATPase subunit HslU gives MTPRELTPRQIVAELDKYIIGQRDAKRAVAIAVRNRWRRQRLQGDLAREVSPRNIIMVGPTGVGKTEIARRLARLVDAPFIKIEATKFTEVGYHGRDVDSMIRDLLDLAIKMVRNEQAEIVKVKAQEAVEQRLVSILLGREPSAGGYIRAEESELGGEETSRTTRDRMLERLRQGVFDDREIELSVRESASVPLIGGMGPDQLDPGVSSMLEQLMPARHKMRKVSVTEARRILLEEETDKLIDRDLMISEAIARTEQSGIIFLDEIDKIAAGSKGTTGSADVSRQGVQRDLLPIVEGSSVATRHGMVQTDHILFIAAGAFHSATVSDLMPELQGRFPIRVELAGLTRDDFVRILREPDHSLLKQQKALLETEGLTIEIDDDAIDTMADIAARANSTMENIGARRLMTIVERLFENISFDAPDMPARGETQIRISAAMVREQLESIVADEDLSRFVL, from the coding sequence ATGACGCCACGTGAACTCACGCCGCGACAGATCGTCGCGGAACTCGACAAGTACATCATCGGCCAGAGGGATGCCAAGCGGGCCGTGGCCATTGCGGTGCGCAACCGCTGGCGGCGGCAACGGCTGCAGGGCGATCTTGCCCGCGAAGTCTCGCCGCGCAACATCATCATGGTCGGCCCCACCGGCGTGGGCAAGACGGAAATCGCCCGGCGACTGGCCCGGCTCGTCGACGCGCCATTCATAAAAATCGAGGCGACGAAGTTCACCGAAGTCGGCTACCACGGCCGGGATGTCGATTCGATGATCCGCGACCTGCTCGACCTGGCGATCAAAATGGTGCGCAACGAGCAGGCGGAGATAGTCAAAGTCAAGGCGCAGGAGGCGGTCGAGCAGCGGCTCGTGTCGATCCTGCTCGGGCGCGAGCCCTCGGCGGGCGGATACATCCGCGCTGAAGAATCCGAACTGGGCGGCGAGGAAACCAGCCGCACCACGCGCGACCGCATGCTCGAGCGTCTGCGCCAGGGAGTCTTTGACGATCGCGAGATCGAACTCTCTGTGCGCGAGTCGGCGTCGGTGCCGCTCATCGGCGGCATGGGGCCGGATCAACTCGATCCCGGCGTGTCGAGCATGCTCGAGCAGCTCATGCCTGCCCGGCACAAGATGCGCAAGGTGAGCGTCACCGAAGCGCGGCGCATTCTGCTCGAAGAGGAAACGGACAAACTCATCGACCGCGACCTGATGATCAGCGAAGCGATCGCGCGCACCGAGCAGTCGGGCATCATCTTTCTCGACGAGATCGACAAGATCGCCGCCGGCTCCAAGGGCACGACCGGCAGCGCCGACGTCTCGCGCCAGGGCGTGCAGCGCGACCTGCTGCCGATCGTGGAGGGTTCGAGCGTCGCCACGCGGCACGGCATGGTGCAGACGGACCACATCCTCTTCATCGCCGCCGGCGCGTTTCACTCGGCGACGGTGAGCGATCTCATGCCCGAGTTGCAGGGGCGGTTTCCGATCCGCGTCGAACTGGCCGGCCTGACGCGCGATGACTTCGTGCGCATCCTGCGCGAGCCGGACCACTCGCTGCTCAAGCAGCAGAAGGCGCTGCTCGAGACCGAGGGGCTGACCATCGAGATCGATGACGACGCCATCGACACGATGGCCGACATCGCCGCCCGCGCCAACTCCACGATGGAGAACATCGGGGCCCGGCGGCTGATGACCATCGTCGAGCGCCTGTTCGAGAACATCAGTTTCGACGCGCCCGACATGCCGGCACGAGGCGAGACGCAGATCCGCATTTCCGCCGCCATGGTGCGCGAGCAACTCGAGTCGATCGTGGCCGATGAGGACCTGAGCCGCTTCGTGCTCTGA
- the hslV gene encoding ATP-dependent protease subunit HslV, with protein MHGNVEVQRGLFHATTIVCVRRDEQVAIAGDGQVTLGQTVAKANAVKVRKLDGLGAGSRGVLVGFAGSAADAFALLDRFEAHLKASPQNLMKAAIELAKQWRTDRVMRRLESLLAVADAKQSLMISGQGDVIEPSDGIIAIGSGGSYAQAAARALLTHTSMPAKAVAEESLKIAGEICVYTNTNVTVLTL; from the coding sequence ATGCACGGCAACGTCGAAGTCCAGCGCGGCCTGTTTCATGCCACCACCATCGTGTGCGTGCGCCGCGATGAACAGGTCGCCATCGCCGGCGACGGTCAGGTCACGCTCGGCCAGACGGTCGCCAAGGCCAACGCAGTCAAAGTTCGCAAGCTCGACGGCCTCGGCGCCGGCAGTCGCGGCGTGCTCGTCGGCTTCGCCGGCTCGGCGGCGGATGCGTTTGCGCTGCTCGATCGATTTGAGGCCCACCTGAAGGCCTCGCCGCAGAACCTCATGAAGGCCGCGATCGAACTCGCCAAGCAGTGGCGCACCGACCGTGTCATGCGCCGGCTCGAGAGCCTGCTCGCCGTCGCCGACGCGAAGCAATCCCTGATGATCTCCGGCCAGGGTGATGTGATCGAACCTTCCGACGGCATCATCGCCATCGGTAGCGGCGGCTCCTATGCGCAGGCCGCGGCCCGAGCCCTGCTCACGCACACCTCGATGCCCGCCAAGGCCGTGGCGGAGGAGAGCCTCAAGATCGCGGGTGAGATTTGCGTGTATACAAACACCAATGTTACCGTGCTTACGTTGTGA
- a CDS encoding (2Fe-2S)-binding protein encodes MNPDEEVCLCYHVTQRKIVAYLKRENPPVASLISECLGAGTGCGWCIPYLKRLYAMHEAGLEPDLLISPEQYAKQRLDYHATGQRPIGDEDPVTD; translated from the coding sequence ATGAACCCCGATGAAGAAGTCTGTCTCTGCTACCACGTCACCCAGCGCAAGATCGTTGCGTATCTCAAGCGCGAAAACCCGCCCGTGGCATCGCTCATTAGCGAGTGCCTCGGCGCCGGCACCGGCTGCGGCTGGTGCATTCCCTATCTCAAGCGTCTCTATGCGATGCACGAAGCCGGCCTCGAGCCCGACCTGCTCATCTCACCCGAGCAGTACGCGAAGCAGCGGCTTGATTACCACGCGACTGGGCAGCGGCCGATTGGTGATGAAGACCCTGTCACGGACTGA
- a CDS encoding ankyrin repeat domain-containing protein has translation MNADREPAADDLLPERHPLIDAAMFFDANAVDALLAAGADPHVTDERGVTALHAAAWMGDGNGDEECELTRRIIESLLRAGADPNARQAHGYTPLHYAVEGDAPNVTAVHALLRSGANPNAQDADGSTPLHGAVEQAARACVDALLAAGADWSICNSDGESPADLARVSVTTWEETVRRGPMDLSDYGISTVDNPLLSDEAIRGAFARCLDDARAILERAASDSELGRRP, from the coding sequence ATGAACGCGGATCGCGAACCTGCCGCCGATGATCTCCTTCCCGAGCGACATCCGTTGATTGATGCTGCCATGTTCTTCGATGCAAATGCGGTTGATGCCTTGCTCGCCGCCGGCGCGGATCCACACGTTACCGACGAGCGTGGCGTTACAGCCCTGCATGCCGCGGCCTGGATGGGCGATGGTAACGGCGATGAAGAGTGCGAACTAACGCGACGGATCATCGAGTCGCTTCTGCGAGCCGGAGCTGATCCGAACGCTCGTCAAGCGCACGGGTACACGCCGCTGCACTACGCGGTAGAAGGCGATGCGCCCAACGTAACTGCCGTCCATGCCTTGCTCAGATCGGGCGCAAATCCAAATGCGCAGGATGCGGACGGCTCGACTCCGTTGCACGGCGCGGTTGAACAGGCGGCCCGCGCGTGTGTCGATGCGCTGCTCGCCGCAGGCGCGGATTGGTCGATCTGCAACTCCGACGGCGAGTCACCCGCTGATCTGGCGCGGGTTTCCGTGACAACGTGGGAAGAAACTGTGAGACGGGGTCCGATGGACCTTAGTGACTACGGCATTTCGACCGTAGACAACCCTCTGCTGAGCGACGAAGCCATCCGGGGCGCTTTCGCACGATGCCTCGACGATGCGCGAGCGATCCTCGAACGCGCCGCAAGCGACTCGGAACTCGGAAGACGACCCTAG
- a CDS encoding beta-ketoacyl-[acyl-carrier-protein] synthase family protein, translated as MAKTRVVITGMGWVTPLGHSIGEVWSRLIRGESGVDRITRFDAATYPTNFAAQVRDFDYRAYLRDPELHKHARLNSQYALGAAVQAWRESGLDRYSALNRKRVGIYFGAGEGPPAFEKSVASNLAGWRAGGGAEVDPAAWIAAAREHIVMHEEVEQEANFPLLHVSQELGVRGPAYNCLTACAASTQAVGEGMEIIRRGDADVMVAGGTHTMLHPLGVTGFNRLTALSTRRDSPQTASRPFDLTRDGFVMGEGSGVIIIETLEHALNRGANVLAELIGFGSSADAFRITDIQPEGLGAQAAMREALVDAGIDPHERLPDGRPPIHYISAHGTGTQENDSIESLAVKGVFGELAPQIPVSSIKSMMGHLIAAAGAVELITCVQAIRTGWLPPTMNLQTPDPACDLDYVPNRSRQAQVDVALSNSFGFGGQNDTLVVKRFQGA; from the coding sequence ATGGCTAAGACACGAGTCGTCATCACGGGTATGGGCTGGGTCACGCCGCTTGGGCACTCCATCGGCGAGGTGTGGTCACGGCTGATCAGAGGCGAGTCAGGCGTGGACCGCATCACCCGTTTCGACGCCGCAACCTACCCTACGAACTTTGCAGCGCAAGTGCGCGACTTCGACTACCGCGCCTACCTGCGCGATCCGGAGTTGCACAAGCACGCGCGGCTGAACTCGCAGTATGCTCTGGGTGCGGCGGTGCAGGCGTGGCGCGAGTCGGGGCTGGACCGCTACAGCGCTCTGAATCGCAAGCGCGTCGGCATCTACTTCGGGGCCGGCGAAGGGCCGCCCGCCTTTGAAAAGTCGGTGGCCTCGAATCTGGCCGGCTGGAGGGCCGGCGGCGGCGCCGAAGTCGATCCTGCGGCATGGATCGCGGCGGCCAGAGAGCACATCGTGATGCATGAAGAGGTCGAGCAGGAGGCGAACTTCCCCCTGCTGCACGTCTCGCAGGAACTCGGCGTGCGCGGCCCGGCGTACAACTGCCTCACCGCGTGCGCGGCCTCGACCCAGGCGGTGGGCGAAGGCATGGAAATCATCCGGCGCGGCGACGCGGATGTGATGGTTGCCGGTGGCACGCACACCATGCTCCATCCACTGGGCGTCACCGGCTTCAACCGACTCACCGCGCTGAGCACCCGACGCGACTCGCCCCAGACGGCCTCGCGACCCTTTGATCTCACGCGCGATGGATTTGTCATGGGCGAAGGCTCGGGAGTCATCATCATCGAGACCCTCGAGCACGCCCTCAACCGCGGCGCCAACGTTCTGGCGGAACTCATCGGCTTCGGCTCGTCGGCGGACGCCTTTCGCATCACCGATATCCAGCCCGAAGGACTCGGCGCACAGGCGGCCATGCGCGAGGCGCTCGTTGACGCCGGCATCGACCCACACGAGCGCCTGCCGGACGGCCGGCCGCCCATTCACTACATCTCTGCACACGGCACCGGCACCCAGGAGAACGACTCCATCGAGTCGCTCGCCGTCAAGGGCGTGTTCGGCGAACTGGCGCCGCAGATCCCGGTCAGTTCCATCAAGTCGATGATGGGCCACCTCATCGCGGCGGCTGGAGCCGTGGAACTCATCACCTGCGTGCAGGCCATTCGCACCGGCTGGCTCCCTCCCACCATGAACCTGCAGACGCCCGACCCCGCGTGCGATCTCGATTACGTGCCCAACCGGTCGCGCCAGGCGCAGGTAGACGTGGCGCTGTCCAACAGTTTTGGCTTCGGCGGGCAGAACGACACGCTCGTGGTCAAGCGGTTCCAAGGCGCATGA
- a CDS encoding alpha/beta hydrolase — translation MPFAATTAALVFAASTLAAASPTGVAAGFQSGPPALSAPARPDPTNTLWTSDVVYGRAGDVELQLNLAQPPDSPEVIHPCVVIIHGGAWRAGNRAMHDELARELAARGYVAATISYRFCPQFTFPAQVEDAKCAVRFLRAHAEQYGIDAERIGAIGFSAGAHLAMMLGTLDADAGMEGDGGWAGQSSKVQAVVAFFGPTDLLAEYPAESVRLVSDFIGGSIEDKPGAYQLASPIAHVNRGDAPMMLFQGTKDNLVPWTQATSMADALSKAGVTGRVELLIGKAHGWLGPELIRTLEEGVAFFDEVLNGTAKSLP, via the coding sequence ATGCCCTTTGCCGCCACGACCGCCGCACTCGTATTCGCCGCGTCGACCCTCGCTGCCGCTTCACCGACCGGCGTCGCCGCGGGATTTCAGAGTGGACCCCCCGCTCTCAGCGCCCCGGCTCGGCCCGATCCGACCAATACGCTCTGGACGTCCGACGTTGTCTACGGCCGGGCCGGCGATGTGGAACTCCAACTCAACCTCGCCCAGCCTCCCGACTCGCCGGAGGTGATCCATCCGTGCGTCGTGATCATCCACGGCGGGGCGTGGCGCGCTGGCAACCGTGCCATGCACGACGAGTTGGCGCGCGAATTGGCGGCGAGGGGTTACGTCGCCGCCACGATCAGTTATCGCTTCTGCCCTCAGTTCACTTTCCCGGCACAGGTTGAAGACGCCAAGTGTGCTGTTCGCTTTCTGCGGGCCCATGCCGAGCAATACGGCATCGACGCGGAGCGCATCGGCGCCATCGGCTTCTCAGCCGGCGCTCATCTGGCCATGATGCTCGGCACCCTCGACGCGGACGCGGGCATGGAGGGCGACGGCGGCTGGGCCGGGCAGTCGAGCAAAGTCCAGGCCGTCGTCGCGTTCTTCGGACCGACGGATCTGCTCGCCGAATACCCCGCGGAGAGCGTGCGCCTCGTGAGCGACTTCATCGGTGGCTCAATCGAAGACAAACCGGGCGCGTATCAGCTTGCCTCGCCCATCGCGCACGTGAACCGTGGCGATGCGCCCATGATGCTCTTTCAGGGAACGAAAGACAACCTCGTGCCGTGGACACAGGCGACGAGCATGGCCGACGCCCTCTCGAAGGCCGGCGTCACCGGCCGCGTCGAACTGCTCATCGGCAAGGCGCATGGCTGGCTCGGACCGGAACTGATCCGCACGCTCGAAGAGGGCGTGGCGTTTTTTGACGAGGTGCTCAACGGCACGGCCAAGAGCCTTCCATGA
- a CDS encoding PH domain-containing protein, with protein sequence MTPGDASPLVLLTWRDHPAARRPGAAVIAGIVIIAFAAALGLAFDSAIWAVVSIAVLFISLNRFFLPSAFTIDEQGLTARFPFSTRRIEWRHVRRMEVTRYNLLLASSAKRSLLSGSRESRAPFGGRKKTILELVRARVRDEVWNASLPQEGTQAAN encoded by the coding sequence ATGACGCCAGGCGACGCGAGCCCACTCGTGCTGCTGACCTGGCGCGACCATCCCGCAGCGCGCCGGCCGGGCGCCGCCGTCATCGCCGGCATCGTCATCATCGCATTCGCAGCGGCGCTGGGGCTGGCGTTCGACAGCGCGATATGGGCGGTCGTGAGCATCGCCGTGCTCTTCATTTCACTCAACCGCTTCTTCCTGCCCAGCGCGTTCACCATCGACGAGCAGGGTCTGACGGCCAGGTTTCCCTTCAGCACGCGGCGGATCGAGTGGCGCCACGTGCGGCGCATGGAAGTCACGCGCTACAACCTGCTGCTGGCGTCCAGCGCGAAACGCTCACTGCTCAGCGGAAGCCGCGAGTCGCGAGCGCCCTTCGGAGGTCGGAAAAAGACCATTCTTGAACTCGTCCGCGCTCGCGTCCGCGACGAGGTGTGGAATGCATCATTGCCGCAAGAAGGCACCCAAGCCGCAAACTGA
- the rnhA gene encoding ribonuclease HI, with translation MPDPASIELPRVELFTDGACSGNPGPGGWAYILRHPASGTEREASGGEKATTNNRMELIAAIEGLRAIKKPSVVDLYSDSQYVINGLKEWVAGWKRQGWTRGRKREPVQNVDLWKTLDDLRNAHTVRLHWVRGHSEHPENERCDQLAVAAIEQFR, from the coding sequence ATGCCTGATCCTGCATCGATCGAACTTCCCCGCGTCGAACTCTTCACCGACGGCGCCTGCAGCGGCAATCCCGGGCCCGGGGGCTGGGCGTACATCCTCCGCCATCCCGCCAGCGGGACCGAGCGCGAAGCCAGCGGCGGCGAAAAGGCCACGACCAACAACCGCATGGAACTCATTGCCGCGATCGAGGGCCTGCGCGCGATCAAGAAGCCCAGCGTCGTCGATCTCTACTCCGACAGCCAGTACGTCATCAACGGGCTCAAGGAGTGGGTCGCCGGCTGGAAGCGCCAGGGCTGGACGCGCGGCAGGAAGCGCGAGCCTGTGCAGAACGTGGACCTCTGGAAGACGCTCGACGACCTGCGCAACGCCCACACCGTGCGCCTGCACTGGGTGCGCGGCCACAGTGAACATCCCGAGAACGAACGCTGCGACCAGCTCGCCGTCGCCGCGATCGAGCAGTTCAGGTAG
- a CDS encoding GGDEF domain-containing protein, whose product MSESQLTNGAAGSRAEADRRRRAPRGRIIVLGDEQLVESVARSTQRPTTLAHHMYDVIGELVQTGVLDAPDAIVASIETLGARAEPFVQAVRRIDPNVELVGVVSNGAAGLESTIGFDALLRSPLEPEALERAIAGQAITAARPDGGVDAKDRQRAAASNSVACASTAPAGPLGDVDLVAALLRQPEQVRAMALRLVEQETGWSGLRIDAAASHTAACAEICTAAEGDRQVSYGWLVAAAETASAAPTAEGLRPWADWLGHWLHLERSMRDLREKAYTDQLTGAYNRRFFEQYMDKALDDARAQRQCVSLLLFDIDDFKHYNDAYGHAAGDEILVETVKLLRSVIRPNDRVCRIGGDEFVVIFHDPQGQRERGSSHPDDIQTIARRFQQQICQHRFPKLSAEARGTLTISGGLATFPWDGGEVASLLEQADRNALASKRSGKNAITFGPGVTDIGPAGVPSESPAN is encoded by the coding sequence GTGAGCGAATCCCAACTCACCAACGGCGCAGCAGGATCGCGCGCAGAGGCTGACCGGCGCCGGCGAGCGCCGCGCGGCCGCATCATCGTGCTCGGCGATGAGCAGCTGGTTGAATCGGTCGCGCGTTCGACGCAGCGGCCCACGACGCTCGCGCACCACATGTACGACGTCATTGGCGAACTGGTGCAGACAGGCGTACTTGATGCGCCCGACGCCATCGTGGCCTCCATTGAGACCCTGGGCGCTCGCGCGGAACCGTTCGTGCAGGCCGTGCGCCGCATCGATCCCAACGTGGAACTGGTGGGCGTGGTGAGCAACGGCGCTGCGGGCCTGGAATCGACGATCGGTTTTGATGCGCTGCTTCGATCGCCGCTTGAACCTGAGGCGCTCGAGCGCGCCATTGCCGGGCAGGCGATTACGGCGGCGCGTCCGGATGGTGGCGTTGACGCGAAGGACCGCCAGAGAGCCGCGGCGTCCAATTCAGTTGCGTGCGCTTCGACTGCCCCCGCCGGGCCGCTCGGAGATGTGGACCTCGTGGCGGCGCTGCTGCGCCAGCCCGAACAAGTGCGAGCGATGGCGCTGCGACTCGTGGAGCAGGAAACGGGCTGGAGTGGGCTGCGCATCGACGCCGCCGCATCGCACACGGCGGCGTGTGCTGAGATCTGCACTGCAGCCGAAGGCGACCGCCAGGTGTCGTATGGATGGCTCGTGGCCGCGGCGGAGACGGCTTCTGCAGCGCCCACTGCCGAGGGCCTCAGGCCCTGGGCCGACTGGCTCGGTCACTGGCTGCACCTCGAGCGCTCCATGCGCGACCTGCGCGAAAAGGCGTACACCGACCAGTTGACCGGCGCCTACAACCGCCGCTTCTTCGAGCAGTACATGGACAAGGCCCTGGACGACGCACGGGCCCAGCGCCAGTGCGTGAGCCTGCTGCTTTTTGACATCGACGACTTCAAGCATTACAACGATGCCTACGGCCATGCGGCCGGCGATGAGATTCTCGTCGAAACCGTGAAACTCCTTCGCAGCGTGATCCGGCCCAACGACCGCGTCTGCCGCATCGGCGGCGATGAGTTCGTCGTCATCTTTCACGATCCGCAGGGCCAGCGCGAGCGCGGGTCGAGTCATCCTGATGACATTCAGACGATCGCCCGCCGCTTCCAGCAGCAGATCTGCCAGCACCGCTTCCCCAAACTCTCCGCCGAGGCGCGCGGCACGCTGACGATCTCGGGCGGCCTGGCCACGTTTCCGTGGGACGGCGGCGAGGTGGCCTCGCTGCTCGAACAAGCCGACCGCAACGCCCTCGCCTCCAAGCGCAGCGGCAAGAACGCCATCACGTTCGGGCCGGGGGTGACGGATATTGGCCCCGCAGGCGTCCCATCAGAATCTCCAGCGAACTGA